One window of Lytechinus variegatus isolate NC3 chromosome 2, Lvar_3.0, whole genome shotgun sequence genomic DNA carries:
- the LOC121408351 gene encoding adenosine receptor A2b-like, with the protein MSESYSNDSEPDYKPEAPYIIAGMATEIPIAIAATFGNFLVIWAVYYNKRLRSVTNYYIVSLAIADMMVGMFAIPFALATNAGLPHNNFYACLFTNSFVVALTQSSIFGLLAVALDRFFAVTRPFKYRRVATSKCAIMILLATWVLAFIIGLTPLFGWNMGEPEHGYCIFVEHIDLRYMVYFNFFGFVLPPLVMMLFVYVKIFEVVRIQYSAISRTVVGSQDDMSRRRSRLAVKEGNAAKLLAIVILLFAISWLPLHIINCISLLWHPVPYPVLLPAIILSHANSAMNPILYAFSNREFRRTFHKLIFRVVLCGIIQVQNCDSVDDYAGMTAGPDGNEVSRFASGYQTVRNGVRSSPPTTTPSPTPNSVRKSAICLHKIDKNKNGSPKSRTNGQGSTIER; encoded by the coding sequence ATGTCTGAATCGTACAGCAATGACTCGGAACCGGACTACAAGCCCGAGGCCCCGTACATCATCGCTGGTATGGCGACAGAGATTCCGATAGCCATCGCTGCGACGTTCGGTAACTTCCTCGTCATCTGGGCCGTATACTACAACAAACGACTTCGATCCGTTACCAATTACTACATCGTATCCCTTGCCATCGCCGATATGATGGTCGGGATGTTTGCCATACCGTTCGCGCTGGCGACGAACGCTGGGCTTCCGCACAATAACTTCTACGCGTGCTTGTTCACGAATTCGTTCGTCGTGGCCCTTACGCAGAGCTCCATCTTCGGTCTTCTTGCAGTAGCCCTGGACCGGTTCTTTGCTGTGACTCGTCCATTCAAATACAGACGCGTTGCAACATCCAAGTGTGCTATCATGATCCTCCTCGCGACGTGGGTCCTGGCCTTTATCATCGGACTAACACCTCTGTTTGGATGGAACATGGGCGAACCAGAGCATGGCTATTGTATTTTTGTGGAACACATAGATCTTCGCTACATGGTGTACTTCAATTTCTTTGGCTTTGTTTTACCGCCATTGGTCATGATGCTTTTTGTGTATGTGAAGATTTTCGAAGTAGTCCGTATTCAGTACTCTGCAATATCAAGAACAGTAGTTGGGAGTCAAGATGACATGTCTCGAAGACGATCGCGGCTCGCGGTAAAAGAGGGCAACGCGGCAAAACTACTAGCCATTGTCATTTTACTCTTCGCCATTAGCTGGTTACCGCTTCACATAATCAACTGCATTTCGTTGCTTTGGCACCCTGTTCCGTACCCGGTTCTTCTTCCCGCCATTATTTTATCACACGCGAACTCTGCAATGAATCCAATCCTGTATGCGTTCAGTAATCGCGAGTTCAGGAGAACGTTCCATAAGCTTATCTTCAGGGTTGTACTTTGTGGCATCATCCAGGTGCAGAACTGCGATTCCGTGGACGACTATGCTGGTATGACGGCTGGACCCGACGGCAATGAAGTCTCGCGGTTCGCTAGTGGGTACCAGACTGTGAGGAACGGGGTTCGAAGCTCCCCGCCAACAACCACACCGTCACCGACCCCGAACTCTGTCAGGAAATCTGCGATATGTCTCCATAAAATCGACAAGAATAAGAATGGTAGTCCAAAGTCGAGAACTAATGGACAGGGCAGTACTATAGAAAGGTGA